A window of Cellulomonas fimi contains these coding sequences:
- a CDS encoding DUF2304 domain-containing protein yields MSGYPFALALSVLLLGSIAWLLRSRRLREKYAGIWIVLALVVVVLGAFPGLLFGLARWVGVETPSNLLFAASLVVLLLVCIQLSTEISQLEEETRTIAEEVALLARRVDELAESAPPKTPADDERGPGATA; encoded by the coding sequence GTGAGCGGCTACCCGTTCGCCCTCGCCCTGAGCGTCCTCCTCCTCGGGTCCATCGCGTGGCTGCTGCGGTCGCGCCGCCTGCGCGAGAAGTACGCCGGCATCTGGATCGTGCTCGCCCTCGTGGTCGTCGTGCTCGGCGCGTTCCCGGGCCTGCTGTTCGGGCTCGCCCGCTGGGTCGGCGTCGAGACGCCCTCCAACCTGCTGTTCGCCGCGAGCCTGGTCGTCCTGCTCCTCGTCTGCATCCAGCTCAGCACGGAGATCTCCCAGCTGGAGGAGGAGACGCGCACCATCGCCGAGGAGGTCGCGCTCCTCGCCCGGCGCGTCGACGAGCTGGCCGAGAGCGCCCCGCCGAAGACGCCCGCCGACGACGAGCGCGGGCCCGGGGCCACCGCATGA